In one window of Meiothermus sp. DNA:
- a CDS encoding type II toxin-antitoxin system HicA family toxin, translated as MGQLEKLLEKMRRLPPEMRYEEVERVLRAYGFIEKRANGSHHIFRHPDGRKLTVPKHGGQVVKTTYLKQVLKVIGEEEE; from the coding sequence ATGGGCCAGCTAGAAAAACTGCTCGAAAAGATGCGCCGTCTGCCACCTGAGATGCGTTATGAGGAAGTGGAACGGGTGCTGCGGGCGTATGGCTTTATCGAGAAGCGCGCCAACGGTAGCCACCATATCTTTCGGCACCCGGATGGCCGGAAGCTGACCGTTCCCAAGCACGGTGGTCAGGTAGTCAAAACCACTTACCTCAAGCAAGTTCTAAAGGTCATAGGGGAGGAGGAAGAATGA
- a CDS encoding LysR family transcriptional regulator, with the protein MIERRPFPNPQALRVFLCVVQEGSVGRAALSLGMTQPGVSQHLRALETQIGRALFHRQGRRLVLTKTGQDLLPEARRAVQALEEFVQAAQALERLERGRVEIGASTTMAVYVLPRYLTEFKRLYPDIRIKLESGSSERLTQRLMQGEIELAVVEAVEHIEGFERQLFYEDELVVIVPPEHPWARKEEITPEHLAEVPLIVREPGAMTFRVLGSALEQAGLEVNPVFYTDNHEVTKRLVLEGAGVGIVSNVVVRPNVKVGNLRALRIKGMELRRLFWLFYPTEAGNPAAEALRGMLAS; encoded by the coding sequence ATGATTGAACGTCGCCCCTTTCCAAACCCCCAGGCCTTGCGGGTGTTTTTGTGTGTGGTACAGGAGGGCAGTGTGGGCCGGGCCGCCCTGAGCCTGGGTATGACCCAGCCGGGTGTGAGCCAGCACCTGCGGGCCCTGGAAACCCAGATTGGCCGGGCCCTCTTCCACCGCCAGGGCCGCCGGCTGGTGCTGACCAAAACCGGGCAGGACTTGCTGCCCGAAGCCCGGCGGGCCGTGCAGGCGCTGGAGGAGTTTGTGCAGGCCGCACAGGCTTTGGAGCGCCTCGAGCGCGGGCGGGTAGAGATTGGTGCCTCGACCACCATGGCGGTGTATGTGCTGCCCCGCTACCTGACCGAGTTCAAAAGGCTCTATCCCGATATTCGCATTAAGCTAGAGAGTGGCAGCTCCGAGCGGCTGACCCAGCGGCTCATGCAGGGCGAAATTGAGCTGGCCGTGGTAGAGGCAGTGGAGCATATCGAGGGCTTCGAGCGGCAGCTTTTTTACGAAGACGAGCTGGTGGTGATTGTACCGCCCGAGCACCCCTGGGCTCGAAAGGAAGAAATAACCCCCGAACACCTGGCCGAGGTTCCGCTGATTGTGCGGGAACCGGGAGCCATGACCTTCCGGGTGCTGGGCTCGGCCCTAGAACAGGCCGGCCTCGAGGTCAACCCGGTCTTTTACACCGACAACCACGAGGTCACCAAGCGGCTGGTGCTCGAGGGGGCCGGGGTGGGCATCGTCTCGAACGTGGTGGTACGCCCCAACGTAAAGGTGGGCAACCTGCGGGCCTTGCGCATCAAGGGCATGGAACTCAGGCGGCTTTTCTGGCTGTTTTACCCCACGGAGGCGGGCAACCCGGCTGCCGAAGCGCTGCGGGGGATGCTGGCTTCGTAG